A stretch of Desulfuromonadales bacterium DNA encodes these proteins:
- a CDS encoding MoaD/ThiS family protein encodes MQVTVKLFANFRHGRFNIEVRQYQPGTTVGQVVEEIGIPKEELGILLVNSRHVGLDRELHDGDTLALFPLVGGG; translated from the coding sequence ATGCAGGTTACGGTCAAACTGTTCGCGAATTTCCGTCACGGACGCTTCAACATCGAAGTCCGCCAATATCAGCCGGGCACCACCGTCGGGCAGGTCGTCGAAGAGATCGGCATCCCGAAGGAGGAGCTGGGCATCCTGCTCGTCAACAGCCGGCATGTCGGTTTGGACCGTGAATTGCACGACGGGGATACACTTGCCCTGTTCCCCCTGGTTGGAGGCGGCTGA